One Synechocystis sp. LKSZ1 genomic window, TTCAGCCCAACGCTTTCTCCAACTTCTCCTCAAAGATTCCCAGATCCAACAGCGGATGTTGAAGTTGACCACCCAACGAGTCCGCCACCTCTACCGACGCCTTAAATCCACCTACCAATCTCCCCAACGGCAGTTGATGAAGACTCTGGTTTATCTAGCGGAAAACTATGGTAGAACCACTGACCGGGGCGTAGAAATTTTTCACTTCAGTAAACAAACCCTCGCCGATCTGGTTCACACAGAACCGTCTATCATTGCGGCGACCCTAGAGAATCTAGAAGCCCATCAATTATTGCGGGTTTTACCGGAGGAATCCTGTTTCTGTTTACCGGCCCTTAAACAGCTCCATCATTTTTCTAAACAATTTTAGCAATGTCCTCCACTGCAAATCTGCCCCAATTGCACTACCAAGTGGCCCTGCCGGAACCGGCCAACCATTACTTTGAAGTGGCCCTCACGGTCACCTCCTGGTCTGCTCCAGTTTTGGATCTGAAAATGCCCGTCTGGACTCCTGGTTCCTACCTCATCCGGGAATACGAGCGCCATGTGCAGGAATTAAAAGCTACAGATCTGAGCACACAAAACCTTTTAACCGTCACCAAACAGCGTAAAAACCATTGGCAAATTAACACCGAAAGCTGTGAACAAGTTCAAGTCACCTATCGGGTCTATGCCTACGACCTGTCGGTGCGAACTAATCACCTCGACACCAGCCACGGTTATTTTAATGGCGCAGCCCTATTCTACTGGATTCCCGGTTACGAGCGGTTGCCCCTGACCCTAGAAATCGTTCCTCCCCAAGCCGATTGGCAGGTTTCGACGGCCCTGGCTCCCCTTCCGGGTAAGCCAAACTGTTTCCAGGTACTGAATTTTGACACATTAGTGGATAGTCCCGTCGAGGTCGGAACCCATCAAATTCATCGGTTTGAAGTATTGGGGAAGTCTCATACCTTTGCCATTTGGGGAGATGGGAATCTTAACGTGGCGCAACTGTTGGCCGATACACAAAAAATCATTGAAGTTGAGGCCCAACTCTTTGGTGGTCTGCCCTACGATCATTATCTTTTTATCTTGCATCTTTCTAGCCAAGGCTACGGTGGCCTGGAGCATCAGAATTCCTGCACATTAAATTATTCCCGTTTTGGCTTTCGTGACCCGGAGAAGTATCAACGCTTCCTGCAATTAGTGGCCCACGAATTTTTCCATCTCTGGAACGTTAAGCGTCTCCGGCCCAAGGCCCTGGAAAGCTTTGACTACGGGCAGGAAAACTATACCGAATCTCTCTGGTTTTCTGAAGGAACCACCAGTTACTATGATCTGCTCATTCCCCTCCGGGCCGGTATCTACGATGGCAAGACATTTCTCAAGAATTTAAGCCAGGAAATCACCCGTTACCTGCTCACGCCCGGCCGCTTGGTTCAACCCCTAGCGGAATCTAGCTTTGATGCCTGGATTAAGCTCTATCGCCGTGATGCCAACAGTGATAACAGCCAGATTTCCTACTACCTCAAGGGGGAATTGGTGACGCTTCTGCTGGATTTACTAATCCGGGAGCGCCACCAAAATCAACGCTCCTTTGACCAAGTGCTCCAGGGCCTGTGGGAAAAATTTGGGAAAGACGAAATTGGCTTTACCCCTGACCAGTTAAAGGCAGAAATTGAGGCCGTTACTGGTTTGGATCTCCAAGACTTCTTCCAGCGTTACCTCCATAGCACCGAAGAACTCCCCTTTGACGCTTACCTAGAACCTTTTGGGTTGACCCTCAAGCCTATTCTAGAAGAGTCTAGCCCCTACCTAGGCCTTAAGGTGCAGAGCGAAAACGGCGTTAACAAAATTAAATTTGTGGCTCGGAATTCCCCTGCTGAAAAAGCTGGTATTAGCCCTGATGATGAACTTCTGGCCCTGAATGGCCTGCGCGTCAGTGCCGATCAACTGGCTGACCGTCTCAAGGATTACCCAGTAGAGGGCCAGATTGAATTAACCATCTTCCACCAAGACCAACTGCAAACGGTGACGGTTCGCTTAGCCCCACCCCAACCCAGTCGCTATGAGTTGATCCCCCTGGAACGGCCCTCGGAACGTCAACGACAGAATCTCCAGGGTTGGTTAGGTTTTGGTATTTAGGAATAGTTTGAGATAAATTTGAAACACAACAATGAATATATTGTATTTATTTGCTGGATTTTTAAGCGTCTATTTTGTTTTACTTTGCTTAGGAAATGATAATAGTGCTCGGCTACTATTTATCAAAAGTTGCATAATAACAGGCGTTTGGATAACTCTCACCAATGAAATACTTAGTATAAACCAAGAATTAACTCAAAATAATTTGAGCCTGTTATGGTTGGGGTTTAGTCTTGTCACAGAAATATTGAATGGTTTATTTGAACCACCAAGGAATAGACACAACGATTCTGTAAAAGCCCAGATTCAACAATTTACCACTAACTCTCTTAGCCAGTGTACATAACTTATTTTTTCACACATAAATGCCTGTAAATACCGTAGCTTATCTAATAAAGATTCCCCAAACTCTTTCGGAATTCTTACCAATCTCAACATTAAATATCCAATCAGGCAACTATAAATCTGAATCTCTATTCCGTTTGTATTTTTAGTGATTAGCCTGTCCAACTTTAAGTGCATTTTTAAGAACTTCCATAATAGTTCTATTTGCCAACGCAATCGATAAAACTCAGCTATCTCTTCATTACTTATTCCTCCCTCTCCCTCTTCTGGTAAATTTGTTGCCAACCTAAACTCTGTTCTTTCTTCTCTATCACTAAATACTACTACTCTTCCTTCTAGCTTTTCCTTCCCACTTCCTATTTCATACTTTCCATTTTCCAGCATATTTAAGCTTATATTGTTCTTTGTTCTTAACACAAAGTAACGCTCTTTCTCTTCTTGCAGTTTTGCTATTCTTGCTAGACTACAAAATCCTCTATCCATTATCCCAACTCCATTCTCTGGCGTTGCTTCTATCGTTTCATTCCCATATTTACTATCATGCCCTTGACCAAAATTAATTACTATTCCTCCTGGGGCTCCTGTGTCTAAATTAATCCCACTAAATAGTTTTACCTGATGATGTCCTTGTCTCCATAATAATTTGCTCGTTAACGATATCACTGTTGAGTCCAGTGGAAACAAAACCAGTTCCCTTTTTTCTGGTTCTCGAGAGACTTCTACTTCTTTTTTTAGCTTTTTTAATATTTCTTTAAAAACCTTTGGGTTTCGCTTTTTACTTGCTTTTGAGAAGGTCGATATATCTACTGACTCTCCTCTCGCGTTTAATCTCTTGAATTGACTTCTCATGCTTGTTTGGCTTTGGTCTAGCACGAAACTTAGCCAAATTGAGACAAACTTAAAGGTGTCCAGTTCTGGATAATCCTTTTTGGGCAAGTGACCCAGATGCTTTTGCACAACTTGAGGAAAGTTTGATATAATCATATTCAGTTATTTTGATTTTGTGCCCCTAATTATACAAGTTTAGGGGCTTTACCTTTTTGATTTTCTTCTAACATTCAACACTTCTGGTCTTGTCAATATCACTTTGATACTTTATTTACACCAAAAGGCGAAATATGAAATAAAAGAATTTTTCCAAAAACTTTATTTAAAAATAAAGGTCATCTTATCAGACAAATGCGATTTTTGGGTCTTGATGCCAGTTGTTATTATTTTGGCAATCACCTTAGTAACGGCTGTGGTAGGAGCACCTAACAATTGGGATTCCATGACTTATCATTTGCCTAAAGTTATGCATTGGATACAGAACCAGAGTATTATTCCTTATCCTACAAACAATCTAAGACAAATCTCTTTCTCTCCTGGGGCATCCTACTTAACCTTACAAGTTACACTTCTTTCTGGTAATGATTATTTGGTAAACTGTGTTCAATGGGTTGCTTTTTTAGGTAGTATAATTTGTACATCCTTGATAGTTAAAGAAACCATTGGAGAAAAATATCAATGGGTTGGTGCTTTTTTAACTACTTGTTTTCCAATGGCTATCATGCAATCTACTACAACTCAGAGTGATTTGGTGACAGCTTTCTGGATACTTTGTTATACTTACTTTATTGTCCAAAATGATACCAAAAAACTTGCCGATAATATTACTTGGGCTTGCTTGTCTTTTGGATTGGCAATTTTAACTAAACCTACTGCCTTAATTTACGGACTCTCCCTATCGATATTTTTTCTCTGCAGAATCTTCACAATCAGAATCTGGTCAATCAGAAACAAACTTTTTTATTTGTTTACATTTATCGGATTTAGCTTGGGTTTATCATTGCCTCATTTTTTAAGAAATAAAATTCTTTTCGGAAATTTTTTGGGTATAGATACAGGAACTCGATCAACCGCTTTTGGGATAAAATATACTATTTCTAGTTTGTTTAAAAATATAATTATTAATCTCCCAATAAATCCACTCAAAACAGTAATAGAATGGGTTCACAAGAATATTCTCTTTGTCGCCGTTGATGATCCTAGGATTAACTTGGGTGGACGTAGTATCTTAAATGAAGAAAATTTACTAAAGTATTTAGTTCCCCATGAAGACTTCGTTGGTAGTCCAATTTACTTGATATTTTTAATGTTAGGCGGTTTGATAATCATAAAAAAAATGCTTTTTCAAAAATCAAGCATA contains:
- a CDS encoding Crp/Fnr family transcriptional regulator codes for the protein MEPELLGEQLPLFSTANRETLAWILSLANPQVHPPQTILAQPDNWGREVAFILSGWVQVCTQVEGIEKTLDIFGQGSYFGTMAVLDDYPPLTQVVALSEVRLLVFSAQRFLQLLLKDSQIQQRMLKLTTQRVRHLYRRLKSTYQSPQRQLMKTLVYLAENYGRTTDRGVEIFHFSKQTLADLVHTEPSIIAATLENLEAHQLLRVLPEESCFCLPALKQLHHFSKQF
- a CDS encoding M61 family metallopeptidase, producing the protein MSSTANLPQLHYQVALPEPANHYFEVALTVTSWSAPVLDLKMPVWTPGSYLIREYERHVQELKATDLSTQNLLTVTKQRKNHWQINTESCEQVQVTYRVYAYDLSVRTNHLDTSHGYFNGAALFYWIPGYERLPLTLEIVPPQADWQVSTALAPLPGKPNCFQVLNFDTLVDSPVEVGTHQIHRFEVLGKSHTFAIWGDGNLNVAQLLADTQKIIEVEAQLFGGLPYDHYLFILHLSSQGYGGLEHQNSCTLNYSRFGFRDPEKYQRFLQLVAHEFFHLWNVKRLRPKALESFDYGQENYTESLWFSEGTTSYYDLLIPLRAGIYDGKTFLKNLSQEITRYLLTPGRLVQPLAESSFDAWIKLYRRDANSDNSQISYYLKGELVTLLLDLLIRERHQNQRSFDQVLQGLWEKFGKDEIGFTPDQLKAEIEAVTGLDLQDFFQRYLHSTEELPFDAYLEPFGLTLKPILEESSPYLGLKVQSENGVNKIKFVARNSPAEKAGISPDDELLALNGLRVSADQLADRLKDYPVEGQIELTIFHQDQLQTVTVRLAPPQPSRYELIPLERPSERQRQNLQGWLGFGI
- a CDS encoding IS4 family transposase; its protein translation is MISNFPQVVQKHLGHLPKKDYPELDTFKFVSIWLSFVLDQSQTSMRSQFKRLNARGESVDISTFSKASKKRNPKVFKEILKKLKKEVEVSREPEKRELVLFPLDSTVISLTSKLLWRQGHHQVKLFSGINLDTGAPGGIVINFGQGHDSKYGNETIEATPENGVGIMDRGFCSLARIAKLQEEKERYFVLRTKNNISLNMLENGKYEIGSGKEKLEGRVVVFSDREERTEFRLATNLPEEGEGGISNEEIAEFYRLRWQIELLWKFLKMHLKLDRLITKNTNGIEIQIYSCLIGYLMLRLVRIPKEFGESLLDKLRYLQAFMCEKISYVHWLRELVVNC
- a CDS encoding glycosyltransferase family 39 protein produces the protein MILYLHQKAKYEIKEFFQKLYLKIKVILSDKCDFWVLMPVVIILAITLVTAVVGAPNNWDSMTYHLPKVMHWIQNQSIIPYPTNNLRQISFSPGASYLTLQVTLLSGNDYLVNCVQWVAFLGSIICTSLIVKETIGEKYQWVGAFLTTCFPMAIMQSTTTQSDLVTAFWILCYTYFIVQNDTKKLADNITWACLSFGLAILTKPTALIYGLSLSIFFLCRIFTIRIWSIRNKLFYLFTFIGFSLGLSLPHFLRNKILFGNFLGIDTGTRSTAFGIKYTISSLFKNIIINLPINPLKTVIEWVHKNILFVAVDDPRINLGGRSILNEENLLKYLVPHEDFVGSPIYLIFLMLGGLIIIKKMLFQKSSINLNNKNNIICILIIVIVNFFIFSTLLKWSVFHNRLLLINFLIAMPVVTLSICFFVHKKIKIFVLFSIASLAIFYSLTSIRHPLIALPIVSYQQQQEQSASILSLSRLDTYFSGSRKELKEPYQKISDAILDSKCKYIGLNFQEDTWEYPLWQLLKSKMNDFKIKHVDVDNQSSHLEQEFPDGIVCAIVSNTPDGHLNQHLASNSEWFEIEQYKVPTKEGNEIFSLYLNARYDKQHKS